The proteins below are encoded in one region of Polynucleobacter sp. AP-Elch-400A-B2:
- a CDS encoding branched-chain amino acid ABC transporter permease has translation MSFLQAILDGLMLGGVYAVISIGLTLVFGVVSIVNFAQAEFLMVGMYVAYFAWRYLGLDPILGSLISFVVVFALGFFVQQFLIRRVLKAPEVAQIFLTVGLLICLENLALIFFGSEYRSVQTSYQNEALEFFGLIVSMPYLIAFIASGIAGGFIWWVLTKTWWGRAVRATAQNPMAAKLMGINTDQVYRIAFGLGVGLTAFGGAIILPYLTVSPSVGGQFGVLMFTVVVLGGLGNVLGAVVGGIAVGIIQSLSGLFLPIQLQNIALFIIFIATLAFRPEGLLRKSS, from the coding sequence ATGTCATTTCTACAGGCTATTCTGGATGGCTTAATGCTAGGCGGGGTTTATGCAGTAATTTCAATTGGGTTAACCCTGGTTTTTGGGGTTGTCTCAATTGTCAACTTTGCGCAAGCCGAGTTTTTGATGGTTGGAATGTATGTCGCTTATTTTGCATGGCGATATCTCGGCTTGGACCCTATCCTAGGATCGCTTATTTCATTTGTTGTTGTATTTGCACTTGGCTTCTTTGTGCAGCAATTTTTAATCAGAAGAGTTCTCAAGGCTCCAGAGGTCGCTCAAATCTTCCTAACAGTCGGGTTATTAATTTGCCTAGAAAATTTAGCCTTAATATTTTTTGGATCTGAATACCGCTCTGTTCAAACCTCATACCAAAATGAGGCACTAGAGTTTTTTGGACTCATCGTCAGCATGCCATACCTGATTGCATTTATTGCCTCTGGTATTGCGGGTGGCTTCATCTGGTGGGTGCTAACAAAAACCTGGTGGGGGCGAGCAGTCAGAGCAACAGCACAAAATCCGATGGCAGCAAAACTCATGGGCATCAATACCGATCAGGTCTATCGCATTGCATTTGGCCTGGGTGTTGGCTTAACCGCATTTGGAGGAGCGATTATCCTACCTTACCTCACGGTATCACCGTCGGTAGGGGGTCAGTTTGGGGTTCTGATGTTCACCGTAGTTGTGCTTGGAGGCTTAGGAAATGTATTGGGGGCAGTAGTTGGTGGGATAGCGGTTGGAATCATTCAATCATTATCAGGTTTATTTTTACCGATTCAACTTCAGAACATCGCCCTCTTTATTATTTTTATTGCCACCCTAGCATTCAGACCAGAAGGTCTATTAAGAAAATCATCATGA